In Nakamurella antarctica, the following are encoded in one genomic region:
- the rpmB gene encoding 50S ribosomal protein L28: MSAHCQVTGRSPSFGKNVSHSHVRASRRWNPNIQRRRFYVPSLGRVVRLQVSAKGLGVIDRLGIDAVVAQILARGDKL, encoded by the coding sequence ATGTCTGCTCACTGCCAGGTAACTGGACGATCGCCAAGTTTCGGCAAAAACGTGTCGCACAGCCACGTTCGCGCCTCCCGACGCTGGAACCCCAATATCCAACGGAGGCGCTTTTATGTCCCCAGTTTGGGCCGGGTGGTGCGTCTGCAGGTCAGCGCCAAAGGATTGGGTGTGATCGACCGGCTAGGCATCGATGCGGTCGTAGCTCAGATCCTTGCGAGAGGCGACAAGCTTTAA
- the ykgO gene encoding type B 50S ribosomal protein L36, whose protein sequence is MKVRASLRALKLKEGSIVVRRHGKTFVINKKNPKWKARQG, encoded by the coding sequence ATGAAAGTACGAGCATCGCTGCGGGCGCTGAAACTCAAAGAGGGATCGATCGTTGTGCGCAGGCACGGCAAGACGTTCGTCATCAATAAGAAGAATCCGAAATGGAAAGCCCGGCAGGGCTGA
- a CDS encoding GTP-binding protein, protein MADAGLMPLIVVSTIDQVLRDSAVFAAMSGSSGTVVLRQDLDPDSGELHRVVSDETGVVQRSSQMLDHTCMGCAVREDMLPAIADLVEQNRWKRIILLSPLTAESTPVTRPLADVRTARELGISLRAAITVVDSAQLIPDLMGDDLLIERALSIGRDDNRSVGEALAAQIGQADLTLTVGDDAAGLTMVQHLRGHKSGQQDLFEIDAHALFANRHRRTNAEARLDPRCVQPPTAGDAHGVWSLNLKSSKPFHPGRFFEMIEKLGAGRIRSRGRFYLASRPVTVGMWDGAGGQVSVGDAGSWEGTRPSTQLIFTGIDDDRMRIRSTFDRIVMTEAELAKGRQHWIQQGDELDDWLGEAESVA, encoded by the coding sequence ATGGCAGATGCCGGCTTAATGCCGCTGATCGTTGTCTCAACCATCGATCAGGTGTTGCGCGACTCCGCAGTTTTCGCCGCCATGAGCGGGTCGTCAGGCACTGTGGTGCTCCGGCAGGATCTTGATCCCGATTCGGGTGAACTGCACCGGGTGGTTAGCGATGAGACGGGTGTTGTCCAGCGGTCAAGCCAGATGTTGGATCACACGTGCATGGGGTGTGCCGTTCGCGAGGACATGTTGCCAGCAATTGCCGACCTCGTTGAGCAGAACAGATGGAAACGAATTATTCTGCTCTCCCCGCTGACCGCGGAATCTACGCCGGTGACCCGGCCGCTAGCGGACGTGCGAACTGCGCGGGAGCTGGGCATCTCGCTGAGAGCGGCGATCACGGTGGTTGATTCGGCGCAGCTGATCCCCGACCTGATGGGTGATGACCTGTTGATCGAGCGCGCCTTATCGATTGGCCGCGATGACAATCGCAGTGTCGGAGAAGCGCTGGCCGCACAGATCGGACAAGCCGACCTCACGCTCACCGTTGGCGACGACGCAGCAGGTCTCACCATGGTTCAGCACCTCCGCGGACACAAGAGCGGGCAGCAAGACCTTTTCGAGATCGATGCCCACGCGCTATTTGCCAACCGCCACCGCCGAACTAACGCCGAGGCAAGGCTGGACCCCCGTTGCGTGCAGCCGCCCACGGCGGGCGATGCCCATGGCGTCTGGTCCCTAAATTTGAAGTCCAGCAAACCTTTCCACCCGGGCAGGTTCTTCGAGATGATCGAGAAATTGGGTGCTGGGCGTATCCGCAGCCGTGGCCGTTTTTATCTGGCCAGTCGTCCGGTCACTGTAGGAATGTGGGATGGCGCGGGCGGCCAGGTGAGTGTCGGCGACGCTGGCTCATGGGAGGGCACTCGTCCATCAACCCAACTGATCTTCACCGGCATCGATGATGACCGGATGCGGATCCGGTCTACTTTCGATCGAATCGTGATGACCGAGGCGGAACTCGCCAAAGGACGCCAGCACTGGATTCAACAGGGAGACGAATTGGACGACTGGCTGGGCGAGGCCGAATCAGTTGCTTAA
- the rpmG gene encoding 50S ribosomal protein L33: MARNEIRPIVKLKSTAGTGYTYVTRKNRRNDPDRLVLRKFDPKIRRHVEFKEER; the protein is encoded by the coding sequence TTGGCAAGGAACGAGATTCGGCCAATCGTGAAATTAAAGTCCACAGCCGGAACGGGCTACACCTACGTGACCCGCAAGAATCGTCGCAACGATCCGGACCGCCTGGTTCTGCGAAAGTTCGACCCGAAGATCCGGCGCCACGTCGAGTTCAAAGAGGAGCGCTGA
- a CDS encoding type B 50S ribosomal protein L31 codes for MKPGIHPAYRPVVFRDATTGEQFLTKSTADSDKQVVWTNGNTYPLITVDVTSASHPFWTGTARIVDTAGQVEKFNRRYGQRKRAI; via the coding sequence ATGAAACCCGGCATCCACCCCGCGTACAGACCTGTGGTCTTCCGCGACGCCACGACCGGCGAACAATTCCTCACCAAATCCACGGCTGACAGCGATAAGCAGGTCGTGTGGACAAACGGCAACACCTACCCACTCATCACTGTGGATGTCACCAGTGCCTCCCACCCGTTCTGGACAGGAACGGCCAGAATCGTCGATACAGCGGGCCAGGTGGAGAAGTTCAATCGCCGGTACGGCCAACGAAAGCGAGCCATCTAA
- the rpmF gene encoding 50S ribosomal protein L32, with amino-acid sequence MAVPKRRKSRSRTHSRRSQWKTTAADLVPVTISGKQVLIPRRLITFFHRHPEEL; translated from the coding sequence ATGGCCGTCCCGAAGCGGCGGAAGTCCCGCTCTCGCACCCACTCTCGCCGATCCCAGTGGAAGACGACGGCTGCGGACTTGGTGCCGGTCACCATTTCTGGAAAGCAAGTTTTGATTCCGCGAAGGCTGATTACTTTCTTCCATCGGCACCCAGAAGAACTCTGA
- a CDS encoding ABC transporter substrate-binding protein, with amino-acid sequence MISPHFYAATSGRRSSSRSRHKAPKVLWASMAIIGLAVAGCGTATETPTAASSSSVAVTSETSSAPASTSSSAAAESMSSSAAETSAAMSSEEVSASAPGMEGGSATPVTPVLSITNADGTEITFDKIPERIVCLTGLCDDVLFELGLVPVGTSTPGLLALPEYLGAESASITSITGSFGGEDVESIAALTPDLVVGLAGAHDQMSPSVVQFAPLLLLDVTSYEDSISYLRSFGALLDKADEQVIAENSFNASLAKAREASSAGGLKKMKALTMYASGGGTGVNTSDDLLGGLMSEIFEYPWPNKGGGWDTAQAYSTEEILAVNPDIIFIQSFTADAAAPKYSQELADNPVWSRIAAVQSGKVIEVDTALWTAGRGPRALSLVLDEAVAAAS; translated from the coding sequence ATGATTTCCCCGCACTTCTACGCCGCTACCTCAGGGCGCCGGTCATCAAGCCGGTCACGACACAAGGCGCCGAAGGTCCTGTGGGCCTCGATGGCCATCATCGGACTCGCTGTGGCTGGCTGCGGGACCGCAACGGAAACACCCACCGCCGCATCCAGCAGTTCAGTTGCTGTTACCTCAGAAACGAGTAGTGCTCCGGCGTCCACCTCATCTTCAGCAGCCGCCGAAAGCATGAGTTCAAGCGCCGCCGAAACCTCGGCTGCCATGAGTTCGGAAGAGGTTTCCGCTAGCGCTCCTGGCATGGAAGGTGGCAGCGCCACCCCCGTCACCCCGGTGCTTTCAATCACCAACGCCGACGGCACAGAAATCACCTTCGACAAGATCCCCGAGCGAATCGTCTGCCTCACCGGGCTCTGTGACGACGTGCTGTTTGAACTAGGCTTGGTTCCGGTGGGAACCAGTACTCCAGGACTTCTGGCATTGCCGGAATACCTTGGTGCTGAGAGCGCTTCGATCACTTCCATTACCGGAAGCTTCGGCGGCGAGGATGTCGAGTCCATCGCTGCTTTGACGCCAGATCTCGTGGTGGGCTTGGCCGGGGCGCACGACCAAATGAGCCCGTCGGTGGTGCAATTCGCTCCGCTGCTTTTATTGGACGTCACCAGCTACGAGGACTCGATTTCCTACCTTCGCTCGTTTGGCGCACTTTTGGATAAAGCAGACGAACAAGTGATCGCCGAAAACTCCTTCAACGCTAGCCTTGCGAAAGCGCGAGAGGCTAGCAGCGCTGGCGGCCTGAAGAAAATGAAAGCGTTGACGATGTACGCAAGCGGCGGCGGCACCGGCGTTAATACCTCTGACGACCTGCTCGGCGGACTGATGTCAGAGATCTTCGAATACCCATGGCCTAATAAGGGTGGCGGCTGGGACACTGCACAGGCATACAGCACTGAAGAAATCCTTGCGGTGAACCCAGACATTATCTTCATCCAGTCGTTCACCGCTGATGCAGCAGCTCCCAAATATTCGCAAGAGCTGGCTGATAACCCGGTCTGGTCCCGAATTGCTGCTGTGCAGTCGGGCAAGGTGATCGAGGTCGACACCGCACTGTGGACCGCGGGTCGCGGACCACGAGCGTTGAGCCTCGTCCTCGACGAGGCAGTGGCTGCAGCCTCCTAA
- a CDS encoding FecCD family ABC transporter permease — MTYRRWAVIGMAIALMAVSVAALCIGNPMLAPTSLFSVLGQPDSLEYVVLFELRLPRLLLGAAAGAAFAVAGLLLQESLRNPLAVPELLGVAPGAALVVATIVVLGIPVPTAWLPVLSLIGALSGGILTLSIARRMTTPTAVLLGGSAVSAALGALVVAVVAMGEQLQIQTLLRYLSGSLAGLTWPQVSPSLIWLLCLIPLTVLAVPALGVLRLGEEVAASLGIKVSRTRLLILFLAALLVAIPVSVCGPIAWVGFLAPHLARRLFPLASAKVWIPMSALAGAVFTTTADLAARTVFTPLETPVGGWTAIIGVSVGAVLLGRRRRNARHSSAGRTSADKQQAVTPAIDGPGR, encoded by the coding sequence ATGACTTATCGCCGTTGGGCGGTGATCGGCATGGCCATCGCGTTAATGGCCGTGTCGGTTGCCGCCCTCTGCATCGGTAATCCAATGCTCGCCCCTACCAGCCTATTTTCCGTTCTGGGCCAACCCGATTCCTTGGAATACGTGGTTCTTTTCGAGCTCCGCCTGCCTCGCCTCTTACTCGGCGCCGCGGCTGGCGCCGCCTTCGCAGTTGCAGGTTTACTGCTCCAGGAATCGTTGCGTAACCCGCTGGCCGTGCCAGAACTACTCGGTGTGGCCCCGGGTGCGGCTCTGGTGGTCGCGACCATCGTCGTGCTGGGAATCCCGGTACCCACAGCGTGGTTGCCAGTACTGAGCCTCATCGGCGCGCTGAGCGGAGGCATACTCACGCTGAGCATTGCTCGCCGAATGACCACCCCGACCGCCGTATTGCTGGGTGGTTCTGCGGTCTCGGCCGCACTCGGCGCTTTGGTGGTGGCGGTCGTAGCGATGGGCGAACAGCTGCAGATCCAAACCTTGTTGCGCTATCTCAGCGGCAGCCTCGCCGGATTGACCTGGCCGCAGGTCAGCCCGAGCCTGATCTGGCTGCTCTGCTTGATCCCCCTCACCGTTTTGGCGGTCCCTGCTCTGGGCGTGCTCCGGCTCGGCGAGGAGGTGGCGGCCAGCCTAGGGATCAAGGTGTCTAGAACGAGACTGTTAATTCTGTTTCTGGCAGCGTTGCTGGTAGCCATTCCAGTATCGGTCTGCGGTCCCATTGCTTGGGTCGGCTTTCTGGCGCCACATCTGGCCCGTCGGTTGTTCCCGCTCGCCAGCGCGAAGGTCTGGATTCCGATGAGCGCGCTTGCTGGCGCTGTCTTCACCACCACCGCAGATCTCGCTGCGCGCACTGTCTTTACTCCACTGGAAACCCCCGTGGGCGGTTGGACAGCAATCATTGGAGTGAGCGTGGGCGCAGTCCTGCTGGGCCGCCGACGCCGCAATGCACGTCACAGCAGTGCAGGTCGCACCAGCGCAGACAAGCAACAAGCTGTTACTCCTGCGATCGACGGCCCCGGAAGATGA
- a CDS encoding FecCD family ABC transporter permease, with product MKLAKKSLLGSGETRHGRTVAVLVLLAFLAAMADLMLGRGFSVPRFIPALSDSSSVEGQILRLVRLPRVATAALSGAGLGVAGLILQAVLRNPLASPELTGVNPAAVLGVIVAISFSLVRLDSAMGLLSAALIGGLLGGAISYLLTNRLGSHQLILVGVLTAAVTGGVTVLFLSLNSSQFGNVLRWLVGSVDGRTWENLRYAAPWILAWILVVALFSGVLPIIAGGDSHAAGLGVALLAARGLLLFAAVALIAGSAALAGAISFIGLGVPHIVRALVGGQSRWAVPAAALVGSILLCACDALAQFGTGIIAASDISQRAGLPAGAVAALIGAGALVWAARKLDKQ from the coding sequence ATGAAACTCGCCAAGAAGTCTTTACTCGGCTCGGGGGAGACCCGCCATGGGCGCACCGTGGCGGTGCTGGTCCTGCTGGCGTTCTTGGCCGCGATGGCCGACCTCATGTTGGGCCGCGGCTTTTCTGTTCCTCGATTTATTCCTGCTCTGTCCGATTCCAGCTCGGTGGAAGGTCAGATCCTGCGCCTGGTGCGCCTTCCACGAGTGGCGACCGCGGCCTTGAGCGGCGCCGGGCTTGGTGTTGCGGGGTTGATCCTGCAGGCTGTGCTGCGTAATCCACTGGCCTCCCCCGAACTCACCGGCGTCAACCCAGCAGCAGTTCTCGGAGTGATAGTCGCTATTAGCTTTTCCCTGGTCAGGCTGGATTCGGCGATGGGCCTGCTTTCAGCAGCTCTGATCGGCGGCCTGCTGGGGGGGGCTATCAGCTATCTCTTGACCAATCGGCTCGGCTCGCACCAGTTGATCCTGGTGGGCGTGCTTACAGCCGCCGTAACCGGCGGGGTGACGGTGTTGTTCCTGTCGTTGAACTCTTCCCAGTTCGGCAATGTGCTCCGGTGGCTCGTCGGGTCGGTGGACGGCCGAACCTGGGAGAACCTCCGGTACGCCGCGCCCTGGATACTGGCATGGATACTGGTAGTTGCGCTCTTCAGCGGTGTCCTACCTATCATCGCAGGTGGCGACTCCCATGCTGCCGGCCTCGGCGTTGCCCTGCTGGCCGCCCGCGGACTGCTGCTTTTTGCCGCGGTGGCGTTAATCGCCGGTTCCGCGGCCTTGGCAGGCGCCATTAGCTTTATCGGTCTGGGCGTGCCACATATCGTCCGAGCACTCGTCGGCGGCCAATCGCGGTGGGCGGTGCCCGCTGCGGCGCTGGTCGGGTCGATCTTGCTGTGCGCCTGCGATGCGCTCGCCCAATTCGGTACCGGCATTATCGCCGCCTCCGACATATCCCAACGGGCCGGACTTCCTGCCGGGGCGGTAGCCGCGCTGATCGGCGCGGGCGCCCTGGTGTGGGCGGCCAGAAAGCTTGATAAGCAATGA
- a CDS encoding ABC transporter ATP-binding protein yields MTATTRPHHTGRCVLSAQGLWLNYLPAKYALPDDDVRWVLKNVSVQVREGEFLALVGINGCGKSSLLQALSGLMKAHRGEVTLDLPDEQPARLADMSRRSIARRIATMHQVLPPMPGVTVTQLVDQGQYPHRGALAMLGRPSGGATAQAIAAVGMTAFAHRALDSLSGGERQRARLALALAQKGRVLLLDEPTAHLDIRHQLEMLSLIRDLQRSHGLTVVMVIHDLDQAARFADRIVALTEGQVSADGRPEDVLTSQLLAEVFGVRGRVERDKATDRLHCFLDEPVSPGVERD; encoded by the coding sequence ATGACGGCGACAACGCGACCACACCACACCGGGCGCTGCGTGCTCTCGGCGCAGGGCCTCTGGCTCAATTACTTGCCGGCTAAGTACGCACTGCCGGATGACGATGTCCGCTGGGTGCTCAAGAATGTGAGCGTGCAGGTACGCGAGGGTGAGTTTCTTGCCTTGGTCGGCATTAATGGATGTGGAAAAAGTAGCCTCCTGCAGGCGCTCTCCGGTTTGATGAAGGCACATCGCGGCGAGGTGACGTTGGATCTGCCTGACGAACAACCAGCGCGGTTGGCCGACATGTCCAGGCGCTCCATCGCCCGAAGGATCGCTACCATGCATCAGGTGCTGCCGCCGATGCCCGGGGTCACTGTCACGCAACTAGTGGATCAAGGGCAATACCCGCATCGGGGTGCCTTGGCCATGCTTGGCCGGCCCAGTGGGGGCGCTACGGCGCAAGCAATTGCGGCGGTCGGCATGACTGCCTTCGCCCATCGCGCGCTGGATTCCTTATCCGGCGGTGAACGGCAACGGGCCAGGCTGGCGCTAGCGCTGGCACAAAAAGGCCGGGTCCTTCTCCTAGACGAGCCCACGGCCCACCTAGATATCCGGCATCAACTCGAGATGCTCTCATTGATCAGGGATCTGCAGCGCAGTCATGGACTCACCGTGGTGATGGTGATTCACGATCTTGATCAGGCTGCCCGATTTGCGGATCGGATCGTAGCGCTGACCGAAGGGCAAGTCTCCGCCGACGGGCGGCCGGAGGACGTCCTGACCTCACAACTGCTGGCCGAGGTCTTCGGGGTTCGGGGGCGAGTCGAACGGGACAAGGCCACCGATCGGCTGCATTGCTTTCTCGATGAGCCGGTTTCCCCTGGCGTCGAACGCGATTAG
- a CDS encoding ABC transporter ATP-binding protein, with protein MAGDWQAVRRLWPAVSEYRGKFVGALVANLLAQVGTVVAAVSGAWLAGQAVSVPNFEVFSGHALLLVWVIGFCVLVVAGCTYWEMYVAHDLAYVVLASLRVRLFDRLRQTLPSRTASRRSGDLSSTAVQDIESLEWIYAHVFAQIFVAGVIVTGGLTGVALIDPEVLWVAIPAALALMSVPWWLRRIADRQGHALRAGSAALTSEIVDTIQGLPELAAAGALPRRRKALFAQTRDLNAVGMSGVRRSAAEGSLTELLVSGAAVLSLLVLMLGVRDGRVDAAAAPVVLALVGAVLAPAAGVAVTLRDMGVLRASATRIFALMDAPDSAPQDPKPQPLGKFAGAVPMVEFVGVEFGYRQADPVLTGVSFSVHQGEVVALVGHSGAGKSTAMSLLQRFWDPDNGQILLNGTDIRYLADNDLRAAVSAVPQDVDLFADSLAGNVRLGRPEATDAQVLAVVQTAQLGGFVTARDHSLEMMVGERGVTLSGGQRARVAIARALLVEPSVLILDEAVANLDTTSELELAQAMQVGKSGRATLIIAHRRSTIARADRVIVLGGGKVLEQGSFDELMHGESALRSLLNADEVSPS; from the coding sequence ATGGCCGGGGACTGGCAAGCGGTGCGGCGGCTGTGGCCAGCGGTCAGTGAGTATCGAGGCAAGTTCGTCGGAGCTTTGGTGGCCAACCTGCTGGCCCAAGTAGGCACGGTGGTTGCAGCGGTAAGCGGTGCCTGGCTCGCCGGCCAGGCCGTCAGTGTGCCGAACTTCGAAGTCTTCTCCGGGCACGCGTTGCTGCTGGTGTGGGTGATCGGGTTCTGCGTGCTGGTGGTCGCCGGGTGCACCTACTGGGAGATGTATGTCGCCCACGACTTGGCCTATGTCGTGCTGGCCTCGCTCCGAGTGCGGCTCTTTGATCGGCTTCGCCAAACCCTTCCCAGCCGGACGGCCAGCCGGAGAAGCGGCGACCTATCTAGCACCGCCGTCCAAGATATTGAAAGTTTGGAGTGGATTTACGCCCACGTTTTTGCGCAGATCTTTGTTGCGGGCGTGATTGTCACCGGCGGTCTCACCGGGGTAGCGTTGATTGACCCTGAAGTGCTGTGGGTTGCAATTCCGGCTGCCTTGGCCCTGATGAGCGTCCCTTGGTGGTTGCGCCGGATAGCAGACCGTCAGGGTCATGCGTTGCGGGCCGGTTCCGCGGCACTGACCTCAGAAATCGTCGACACGATCCAAGGATTACCAGAATTAGCCGCGGCCGGAGCGTTGCCGAGGCGCCGAAAGGCGCTATTCGCCCAGACTCGCGATCTGAATGCGGTAGGGATGTCGGGAGTTCGCCGGAGCGCTGCTGAAGGATCGTTGACCGAGCTCTTGGTTTCTGGGGCTGCGGTGTTGTCGTTGTTGGTTTTGATGCTCGGAGTACGAGACGGGCGGGTGGACGCCGCAGCAGCCCCTGTCGTACTGGCCTTGGTGGGCGCCGTGCTGGCGCCGGCCGCTGGGGTGGCGGTGACACTGCGGGATATGGGAGTGCTGCGCGCGTCGGCGACCCGAATTTTTGCGCTGATGGACGCCCCGGACTCGGCGCCGCAAGACCCCAAGCCGCAGCCATTGGGCAAGTTTGCGGGCGCGGTGCCAATGGTGGAGTTTGTCGGTGTCGAGTTTGGCTATCGGCAGGCAGACCCGGTGTTGACCGGAGTGAGCTTCAGCGTGCACCAAGGTGAGGTGGTGGCACTGGTTGGCCATTCTGGCGCAGGGAAAAGCACCGCAATGAGTTTATTGCAGCGGTTCTGGGACCCGGACAATGGGCAGATCCTCCTCAACGGAACCGATATTCGGTACCTTGCCGACAACGATCTGCGCGCCGCGGTGAGCGCTGTGCCTCAGGATGTCGATCTATTCGCCGACTCGCTCGCGGGCAATGTTCGTCTTGGGAGACCTGAGGCAACGGATGCCCAAGTCCTTGCGGTGGTCCAGACCGCCCAGTTGGGCGGCTTCGTAACAGCCAGAGACCACAGCCTAGAAATGATGGTCGGGGAGCGTGGCGTCACTCTGTCCGGGGGGCAGCGCGCCAGAGTTGCCATTGCCCGCGCCTTATTGGTGGAGCCCTCGGTGCTCATCCTGGACGAAGCGGTGGCCAACTTGGACACCACAAGTGAGCTGGAGTTAGCCCAGGCCATGCAGGTGGGCAAAAGTGGCCGAGCCACCCTGATCATCGCCCACCGCAGATCCACCATAGCCAGGGCAGACAGGGTTATCGTCCTTGGCGGTGGGAAGGTTCTGGAGCAGGGCAGCTTTGATGAGTTAATGCACGGCGAATCGGCACTGCGTTCGCTCCTCAATGCTGATGAGGTGAGTCCGAGCTAA
- a CDS encoding ABC transporter ATP-binding protein/permease — MMIHRRLLELAGRVWWPMTVCVLMGLIVSGTYIAQALLVAQALTELFEGSADGAIRYLSFALIFIVLRTGVIWVREVVTTWAGGLIRARLRDRLVAALADLGPAYLSHARAGAAQATLTDGVDGLDPYYSRYLPQVVVTVLVPTALVAWMFTLNTTIAWVLLICIVLVLTVPRLQDLKLMATGKQRWQAYTDLSADYLEAMQGITTLRSFGAAERRRDTLEERSHTLYQDTMAELKLSLTESGMTALLVQTGTSAAVVLAAVAVGRGEGGASLMFLVLLIAFECFRPVRDLGKAWHAGYLGITAVDGITALLSAKPTVADSGTSLAPWKAGTPPTITFEDVQFSYPGARTPALQRLDLTIRAGRTTAIVGRSGAGKSTLVSLLGRTHDPDVGSILFDGMDIRELRIEELRASLAVVNQHTYLFNISVRENLRLGAVDASEQQVEHACRMAQADEFIRELPQGYETVLDEGGKSLSGGQRQRLALARAILRNAPVLILDEATSHVDTAGEFEIVQALKGVREGRTCLMIAHRLSTIAEADDIVVLDDGCIVQQGAAVDLRGRPGPLVDLLNSQEVRV, encoded by the coding sequence ATGATGATTCACCGACGCCTTCTCGAACTAGCCGGGCGGGTGTGGTGGCCGATGACCGTTTGTGTCTTGATGGGTTTGATCGTGTCCGGCACCTATATCGCTCAAGCGCTTTTGGTCGCACAAGCGCTCACCGAGCTCTTCGAGGGCAGCGCAGACGGCGCGATCCGCTACCTGTCGTTCGCCCTGATTTTCATCGTCCTTCGAACCGGCGTGATCTGGGTCCGCGAGGTCGTGACAACGTGGGCCGGCGGTTTAATCCGGGCCCGCTTACGGGATCGACTCGTGGCCGCCCTGGCCGACCTTGGCCCGGCCTACCTGAGCCACGCCAGAGCCGGAGCTGCGCAGGCAACATTGACTGACGGGGTCGACGGACTTGATCCTTATTACAGCCGCTACCTGCCACAGGTTGTTGTCACCGTGCTGGTCCCGACCGCGTTGGTCGCCTGGATGTTCACCCTGAACACCACTATCGCCTGGGTGCTGTTGATCTGCATTGTCCTGGTGTTGACGGTGCCCAGATTGCAGGATCTGAAATTGATGGCCACGGGCAAACAACGCTGGCAGGCCTACACCGATCTCTCAGCCGACTACCTGGAGGCAATGCAAGGGATTACGACACTGAGGTCGTTCGGTGCCGCCGAAAGACGCAGGGACACACTCGAAGAACGCTCGCACACGCTGTACCAAGACACCATGGCAGAGTTGAAACTTTCGCTCACAGAGAGCGGAATGACGGCGCTGCTAGTGCAGACGGGCACTTCGGCGGCCGTAGTGCTGGCCGCAGTTGCGGTAGGCAGGGGCGAAGGTGGGGCGTCATTGATGTTCCTGGTTCTGCTGATCGCTTTCGAGTGCTTCAGGCCGGTGCGAGATCTTGGGAAAGCGTGGCACGCAGGGTATCTCGGAATCACTGCGGTAGACGGGATTACCGCGTTACTCAGTGCGAAGCCGACCGTGGCTGACTCTGGGACCAGTCTGGCTCCGTGGAAGGCGGGAACCCCGCCGACCATCACCTTTGAAGACGTCCAGTTCAGCTATCCGGGAGCGCGAACCCCAGCATTGCAGCGGCTGGACCTCACCATCAGAGCCGGGCGAACCACCGCGATCGTCGGGCGCTCCGGCGCAGGTAAATCGACCCTCGTGTCGTTGCTCGGTCGCACACATGACCCGGACGTCGGCTCAATCCTGTTTGACGGAATGGACATCCGAGAACTTCGAATCGAGGAACTGCGGGCGAGTCTGGCCGTGGTGAATCAACACACTTACCTATTCAACATTTCTGTCCGAGAGAATCTGCGTCTCGGCGCGGTGGATGCTTCCGAGCAGCAGGTTGAACATGCATGCCGGATGGCGCAAGCCGATGAGTTTATTCGTGAGTTACCACAAGGGTATGAAACGGTTTTGGACGAGGGTGGCAAGTCGCTGTCCGGTGGGCAGCGCCAGCGTTTGGCACTAGCCCGGGCGATACTTCGGAATGCACCGGTGCTGATTCTGGACGAGGCGACATCGCATGTTGATACCGCTGGCGAATTCGAAATCGTCCAAGCGCTCAAAGGTGTTCGGGAAGGCCGAACCTGCTTGATGATCGCGCACCGACTCAGCACTATCGCAGAGGCCGACGACATCGTGGTGCTTGACGATGGCTGCATCGTGCAACAGGGCGCTGCGGTGGATCTCCGCGGACGGCCTGGCCCTCTTGTAGATTTGCTGAACTCTCAGGAAGTGCGGGTCTGA